The Vitis riparia cultivar Riparia Gloire de Montpellier isolate 1030 chromosome 10, EGFV_Vit.rip_1.0, whole genome shotgun sequence genome includes a region encoding these proteins:
- the LOC117923081 gene encoding uncharacterized mitochondrial protein AtMg00810-like has translation MDPLSATRLVLLPKALHRTVAAARQWDLFQMDVKNAFLNGDLSEAVYMQPPPGLSIESNKVCHLRRALYGLKQAPRAWFAKFNSTIFRLGYIASPYDSALFLRRTDKDTILLLLYVDDMIITGNDLNGIQELKDFLSQQFEMKDLGHLSYFLGLEITHSTDGLYITQAKYASDLLSQARLTDSKNVDTPVELNAYLTPSGGKPLSNPSLYRRLVGSLVYLTVTRPDISYAVHQVRQYLSAPRSTHYAAVLRILQYLKGTIFHSLFYSAQSPLVLRAFSDADWAGEPTYRRSTTGYCFLLGSSLISWRSKKQTFVARSSSEAEYRALTDTTSELLWLRWLLKDLGVSTSSATPLYCDNQSAIHIAHNDVFHERTKHIEIDCHFIRYHLVHGALKLFSVSSKDQLADIFTKSLPTRRTRDLIDNLKLVSHPP, from the exons ATGGATCCGTTGAGCGCTACAAGGCTCGTCTTGTTGCCAAAGGCTTTACACAGGA CTGTTGCTGCTGCTCGTCAATGGGACCTTTTTCagatggatgttaaaaatgccttccttaatGGGGATCTGAGTGAAGCAGTCTATATGCAACCTCCTCCTGGTCTCTCTATTGAATCAAACAAGGTTTGTCATCTTCGACGTgcactttatggtcttaaacaagcccCACGAGCTTGGTTTGCCAAGTTCAACTCCACTATTTTTCGCTTAGGTTACATTGCCAGTCCGTATGATTCTGCCTTATTTCTTCGTCGTACTGATAAAGACACTATTTTGCTtcttctatatgtggatgatatgatcataACTGGTAATGACCTCAATGGCATTCAAGAACTCAAGGATTTTCTCAGTCAGcagtttgagatgaaagatcttggacatcTCAGCTATTTCCTGGGTCTTGAAATTACTCATTCCACAGATGGTCTTTATATTACTCAAGCCAAGTATGCTTCTGATCTGCTGTCTCAAGCCAGACTCACTGACAGTAAGAATGTTGACACTCCAGTCGAACTTAATGCGTATCTGACACCCTCCGGGGGGAAACCATTGTCTAATCCTTCTCTTTACAGACGATTGGTTGGCAGCTTAGTTTATCTCACagttactcgtccagacatctCCTATGCTGTTCATCAGGTGAGACAGTATTTGTCTGCTCCACGATCAACTCACTATGCTGCTGTTCTGCGCATTCTTCAATACCTGAAGGGTACCATTTTTCATAGCCTTTTCtactcagctcaatctcctcttGTACTCCGTGCATtctctgatgctgattgggcaggagAGCCTACTTATCGCAGGTCCACTACAGGTTACTGCTTCCTTCTtggttcttctttgatttcttggagaagtaagaaacaaacttttgtggCCCGCTCCAGTAGTGAAGCAGAATATCGTGCCCTTACTGATACCACATCTGAGCTCCTTTGGCTAAGATGGCTTCTTAAGGATTTGGGTGTGTCCACCTCCTCTGCTACTCCCCTTTATTGTGACAACCAGAGTGCCATTCATATTGCTCACAATGATGTCTTTCATGAACGGACTAAACACATcgagattgattgtcattttaTCCGTTATCATCTTGTCCATGGTGCTCTTAAGCTTTTCTCCGTCTCCTCCAAAGATCAACTTgcagatatcttcaccaagtcaCTTCCTACAAGACGCACTCGTGATTTAATTGACAACCTCAAGTTGGTCTCACATCCACCTTGA